From one Lotus japonicus ecotype B-129 chromosome 3, LjGifu_v1.2 genomic stretch:
- the LOC130746746 gene encoding vacuolar sorting protein 18 — MDQGRQVFTVDLLERYAAKGRGVITCMTAGNDVIVIGTSRGWVIRHDFGVGDSHEFDLSAGRPGDQSIHRVFVDPGGSHCIATVVGPGGAETFYTHAKWTKPRVLSKLKGLVVNAVAWNRQQITEVSTKEVILGTENGQLHELAVDEKDKKEKYIKFLFELAELPEAIMGLQMETASIINGTRYYIMAVTPTRLYSFTGFGSLETVFSSYLDRTVHFMELPGDIPNSELHFYIKQRRAVHFAWLSGAGIYHGGLNFGGQNSSASGNENFIENKALLDYSKLSEGTEAVKPSSMALSEFHFLLLLGNKVKVVNRISENIIEELQFDQTSDSASKGIIGLCSDATAGLFYAYDQNSIFQVSINDEGRDMWKVYLNMKEYAAALANCRDPFQRDQVYLVQAEAAFSSKDYFRAASFYAKINYILSFEEVTLKFISAGEQDALRTFLLRKLDNLEKGDKCQITMISTWTTELYLDKVNRLLLEDDSALENSNSEYQSIIQEFRAFLSDSKDVLDEATTMKLLESYGRVEELVYFASLKGQFEIVVHHYIQQGEAKRALEVLQKPSVPVDLQYKFAPDLITLDAYETVESWMTTKNLNPRKLIPAMMRYSSEPHAKNETHEVIKYLEYCVHRLHNEDPGVHNLLLSLYAKQEDDSSLLRFLQCKFGKGPDNGPEFFYDPKYALRLLLKEKRMRACVHIYSMMSMHEEAVALALQVDPELAMAEADKVEDDEDLRKKLWLMIAKHVVEQEKGTKRENIRKAIAFLKETDGLLKIEDILPFFPDFALIDDFKEAICSSLEDYNKQIEQLKEEMNDATHGADNIRNDISALAQRCAVIDRDEECGVCRRKILTAGREFGIGRGYTSVGQMASFYVFPCGHSFHAQCLIAHVTRCTVEAHAEYILDLQKQLTLIGSEARRESNGTLSSEESIPSTITVEKLRSQLDDAIASECPFCGDLMIREISLSFILPEEEQHVLSWEIKPEIKPNVGSQRSITLS, encoded by the exons ATGGATCAAGGGAGACAAGTGTTCACAGTGGACCTCCTCGAACGCTATGCTGCAAAGGGGCGTGGAGTTATCACCTGTATGACTGCTGGAAACGATGTCATTGTGATCGGAACCAGCAGAGGATGGGTCATCAGACACGATTTTGGGGTTGGCGATTCACATG AGTTTGATCTCTCGGCGGGTCGTCCGGGGGACCAGTCAATCCACAGGGTTTTTGTTGATCCAGGAGGGAGTCATTGTATTGCCACTGTTGTTGGTCCTGGGGGAGCTGAAACTTTCTATACTCATGCCAAATGGACGAAGCCTCGAGTTTTGAGCAAGCTGAAAGGTCTTGTTGTGAATGCTGTTGCGTGGAATCGGCAACAGATAACTGAAG TTTCCACGAAGGAAGTCATTCTTGGTACTGAAAATGGTCAACTTCATGAACTGGCTGTGGATGAGAAGGACAAGAAGGAAAAGTATATCAAGTTTCTCTTTGAATTAGCAGAACTTCCTGAAGCTATTATGGGTTTGCAG ATGGAAACAGCTAGCATAATCAATGGGACTCGGTATTATATAATGGCTGTTACTCCTACTCGGCTTTACTCTTTCACTGGCTTTGGGTCGCTAGAA ACGGTTTTTTCTAGCTATTTAGATCGTACGGTGCATTTCATGGAACTTCCTGGCGACATACCAAACAG TGAGTTGCATTTTTACATTAAGCAACGGAGAGCTGTACATTTTGCATGGCTTTCTGGGGCTGGTATTTACCATGGTGGCTTAAATTTTGGAGGACAAAACAG CTCTGCAAGCGgaaatgaaaattttattgaaaacaaAGCTCTTTTGGACTACTCCAAGTTGTCTGAAGGAACTGAAGCAGTTAAACCAAGTTCAATGGCATTGTCTGAATTCCATTTCTTGTTGCTTTTAGGGAATAAGGTCAAG GTTGTTAACAGAATTAGCGAGAACATCATAGAGGAACTTCAGTTTGATCAAACTTCAGATTCAGCATCAAAGGGTATTATTGGATTGTGTAGTGATGCCACCGCTGGTTTATTCTATGCATATGATCAAAACTCCATCTTTCAG GTGTCTATCAACGATGAAGGTCGAGATATGTGGAAAGTATATCTTAACATGAAAGAATATGCTGCTGCTTTAGCAAATTGCCGCGACCCTTTTCAAAGGGACCAAGTATATTTAGTGCAG GCTGAAGCTGCATTTTCCTCTAAAGATTATTTTAGAGCTGCATCTTTCTATGCCAAA AtcaattatattttatcattcgAGGAGGTCACTTTGAAGTTCATAAGTGCTGGCGAACAG GATGCTTTGAGAACTTTCTTATTGCGCAAGCTTGATAATTTAGAAAAAGGTGATAAATGCCAGATAACAATGATATCCACCTGGACAACTGAATTATACTTGGACAAG GTAAATCGACTGCTTTTGGAAGATGACTCTGCTTTGGAGAATAGCAATTCAGAGTACCAATCAATTATTCAAGAGTTTCGTGCCTTTCTTAGTGACAGCAAGGATGTATTGGATGAAGCAACTACAATGAAACTTTTAGAAAG TTACGGGAGGGTTGAAGAGCTGGTATATTTTGCCAGCTTAAAAGGGCAGTTTGAGATTGTAGTTCACCATTACATTCAG CAAGGAGAAGCCAAAAGAGCACTGGAAGTGCTTCAGAAACCTTCTGTGCCTGTAGACCTTCAG TATAAGTTTGCTCCAGACCTTATTACTCTTGATGCATACGAAACTGTGGAGTCATGGATGACTACAAAGAATCTGAATCCAAGGAAACTGATTCCTGCAATGATGCGTTATTCAAGTGAACCTCATGCAAA GAATGAGACGCATGAAGTCATTAAGTATCTTGAATATTGTGTTCATAGATTGCATAATGAAGATCCTGGAGTTCATAACCTGCTTCTTTCTTTATATGCAAAGCAG GAAGATGATAGTTCACTTCTACGTTTCCTACAATGCAAATTTGGAAAAGGACCAGATAATGGTCCTGAGTTCTTTTATGATCCTAAGTATGCTCTGCGTCTTCTCCTCAAGGAAAAACGAATGCGTGCATGTGTTCATATATACAGCATGATGTCTATGCATGAAGAAGCAGTTGCTCTTGCCCTACAG GTTGACCCTGAGCTAGCTATGGCTGAAGCTGataaggttgaagatgatgaagacttGAGAAAGAAGCTCTGGCTCATGATTGCCAAGCATGTTGTTGAACAAGAAAAAGGAACTAAGAGGGAGAACATAAGAAAGGCGATTGCATTTCTTAAAGAAACTGATGGCCTGCTGAAGATTGAGGACATCTTACCATTCTTTCCAGATTTTGCCCTGATTGATGACTTCAAG GAGGCTATCTGTTCATCTTTGGAGGATTATAACAAGCAAATTGAACAGCTGAAGGAAGAGATGAATGATGCAACTCATGGTGCTGACAACATCAGAAATGATATAAGTGCACTTGCTCAAAGATGCGCTGTTATTGATAGAGATGAGGAATGTGGG GTTTGCCGGCGAAAAATTCTAACTGCTGGCAGAGAGTTTGGTATTGGTCGTGGTTATACATCAGTTGGACAGATGGCTTCATTTTATGTCTTTCCGTGTGGACATTCCTTCCATGCACAATGCCTAATTGCCCATGTGACTCGTTGTACAGTTGAGGCCCAT GCTGAGTACATTCTGGATCTGCAGAAGCAACTTACCTTGATAGGCAGTGAAGCAAGGAGAGAATCCAATGGCACCCTTTCTTCAGAGGAGTCCATACCTAGCACGATAACTGTAGAAAAG CTCCGATCACAACTAGATGATGCTATAGCTAGTGAATGCCCCTTTTGCGGCGACTTAATGATCCGAGAGATTTCGTTGTCTTTCATCCTTCCTGAGGAAGAGCAGCATGTGCTATCATGGGAGATAAAACCAGAGATAAAACCAAACGTTGGAAGCCAGAGAAGTATCACGTTATCATGA
- the LOC130746748 gene encoding inosine-5'-monophosphate dehydrogenase-like, with the protein MDFTPPPIEDGFTAEKLFNQGFSYTYDDVIFLPHYIDFPADAVDLSTRLSRNIPLSTPLVASPMDTVSESAMAAAMAALGGIAVVHSNTTTSSQAAFVRAAKSRRVPILSDPVFLPPSAAIESEDDFGGSPFILVTESGGPTGKFLGYVSKADWKANQSGRARDYMQPSPVTVPWSADLARIEEEMERKKVDVVGLVNDEEVVDLVTKGEVERVKGYPRLVGGGSVGADGKWMVGASIGTREQDKERLEHLVKAGVNAVVLDSSQGNSVYQLEMIKYVKKVYPELDVIGGNVVTMYQAENLIQAGVDGLRVGMGSGSICTTQEVCAVGRGQATAVYKVSSIAYKSGVPVIADGGISNSGHVVKALSLGASTVMMGSFLAGSLEAPGAYEYQNGQRVKKYRGMGSLEAMTQGSDARYLGDTAKLKIAQGVVGAVKDKGSVLKFIPYTLQAVKQGFQDIGASSLQSAHDLLRSRVLRLEVRTGAAQVEGGIHGLVSYEKKYY; encoded by the exons ATGGACTTCACTCCGCCGCCGATCGAAGACGGTTTCACGGCGGAGAAGCTCTTCAACCAGGGCTTCTCTTACACCTACGACGACGTCATCTTCCTCCCTCACTACATCGACTTCCCCGCCGACGCCGTCGACCTCTCCACTCGCCTCTCCCGCAACATCCCCCTCTCCACCCCACTCGTCGCTTCCCCCATGGACACCGTCTCCGAGTCCGCCATGGCCGCCGCCATGGCAGCCCTCGGCGGCATCGCTGTTGTTCATTCCAACACCACGACCTCCTCGCAGGCCGCCTTCGTCCGTGCCGCGAAGTCACGCCGTGTACCAATCCTCTCCGACCCTGTGTTTCTCCCTCCCTCCGCCGCCATTGAGTCTGAAGATGACTTCGGCGGCTCTCCGTTTATCCTCGTCACGGAATCCGGTGGACCTACCGGGAAGTTTCTCGGGTATGTCTCGAAGGCTGATTGGAAGGCGAATCAGAGCGGGAGAGCCCGCGACTACATGCAGCCGTCGCCGGTGACTGTGCCGTGGAGCGCTGACCTTGCGAGGATTGAGGAGGAGAtggagaggaagaaggtggatgTGGTGGGTTTGGTGAATGATGAGGAGGTGGTGGATTTGGTGACGAAGGGGGAGGTGGAGAGGGTGAAGGGGTATCCGAGGTTGGTTGGAGGAGGGTCGGTGGGGGCTGATGGGAAGTGGATGGTGGGGGCCTCAATTGGGACGAGGGAGCAGGATAAGGAGAGGTTGGAGCATTTGGTGAAGgctggggtgaatgcagtggTGTTGGATAGCTCTCAGGGGAACTCTGTTTATCAGTTGGAGATGATCAAGTATGTGAAGAAGGTGTATCCTGAGTTGGATGTGATTGGTGGGAATGTGGTTACTATGTACCAGGCTGAGAATCTCATTCAAGCTGGTGTTGATGGGTTGAGGGTTGGTATGGGCTCTGGCTCTATATGCACCACCCAGGAGGTCTGTGCTGTTGGGCGTGGTCAG GCAACCGCTGTTTACAAGGTGTCATCCATTGCTTATAAAAGTGGTGTTCCTGTGATTGCTGATGGTGGCATCTCAAACTCTGGTCATGTTGTAAAGGCTCTATCTTTGGGAGCATCCACTGTTATGATGGGAAGCTTCTTAGCTGGTAGCCTTGAGGCTCCTGGGGCTTATGAATATCAG AATGGTCAACGTGTCAAAAAGTATAGAGGAATGGGTTCCCTTGAAGCTATGACTCAAGGCAGTGACGCAAGGTACCTTGGTGATACAGCAAAGCTAAAAATTGCTCAGGGGGTTGTTGGAGCCGTTAAAGACAAGGGTTCTGTCTTGAAGTTCATTCCATACACCTTGCAAGCAGTCAAGCAAGGGTTTCAGGATATTGGTGCCTCCTCTCTGCAGTCTGCTCATGACCTTCTAAGGTCCAGGGTGTTAAGGCTAGAG GTCCGGACTGGAGCAGCACAGGTGGAAGGTGGAATCCATGGGCTGGTTTCTTATGAAAAGAAATACTATTGA
- the LOC130746744 gene encoding vesicle-associated protein 4-2-like, with translation MEVESEKPGSDVKGWSFCRMPFWQTNNHIPPSSSSSTTSYMHNGHHQNISFQSVDRSTHQASPTVSSVAKSLLPTRRRLRLDPSNKLYFPYEPGKQVSSAIAIKNTCKTHVAFKFQTTAPKSCYMRPPGGILSPGESIIATVFKFVEPPENNEKPLDQKSKVKFKIMSLKVQGETDYVPELFDEQRDQVAVEQVLRVIFLDPERPSPAMDKLKRQLAEAEAALESRKKPPEETGPRVAGEGLVIDEWKERRERYLARQQVEGVDSV, from the exons ATGGAGGTGGAGAGTGAAAAACCAGGGTCTGATGTCAAGGGTTGGAGTTTTTGTAGAATGCCTTTTTGGCAAACAAACAACCACATtccaccatcatcttcttcttccaccaCATCTTACATGCACAATGGCCATCACCAAAACATCAGTTTTCAGTCTGTTGATAGATCCACTCATCAGGCTTCACCCACGGTTTCTTCCGTGGCTAAGTCTCTGCTTCCTACTAGGAGGAGGCTCCGTCTTGATCCTTCCAACAAGCTCTACTTCCCAT ATGAACCTGGTAAGCAAGTTAGTAGTGCAATTGCAATTAAAAACACTTGCAAGACTCATGTAGCTTTCAAG TTTCAAACAACTGCACCCAAGAGTTGTTATATGCGCCCTCCAGGTGGTATTCTTTCTCCTGGTGAAAGTATAATTGCCACTG TATTCAAGTTCGTGGAGCCACCAGAGAACAATGAGAAGCCGCTTGATCAGAAAAGCAAGGTTAAGTTTAAAATCATGAGCCTAAAAGTGCAAGGTGAAACGGACTACGTACCAGAACTG TTTGATGAGCAAAGAGATCAAGTAGCGGTGGAGCAAGTTCTGCGGGTTATATTCCTGGACCCTGAACGGCCTAGCCCT GCCATGGATAAGCTTAAGCGGCAGTTGGCCGAGGCTGAGGCTGCACTGGAATCACGAAAGAAACCCCCAGAGGAGACAGGTCCTCGAGTAGCTGGGGAGGGACTTGTTATAGATGAATGG aaagaaagaagagaaagatacCTCGCCCGGCAGCAGGTCGAAGGTGTTGATTCAGTGTAA
- the LOC130746747 gene encoding pentatricopeptide repeat-containing protein At1g11900 yields MMSGSKKQLGLLRLHFNFRSPLSTTTISSQEFSTESSLDKERGTDEVLKEFLATVENASASRLKYNYAQIDKMCKTGNLAAASQMLQILNDKNIVSPNVYNLILVNASEKNDIDLSCQAFKKLVLSCKSLSAASCLTFAQAFTKLNDCVELLRFIKEVSEISSSTPSFINKIIFAFAKSGQKDKALVIFDHLKRHNYSLDLITYNIVLDILGRTGRVDEMLEVFASMKEAGFVPDTVSYNTLINGLRKVGRLDMCFVYFKEMRENGIEPDLLTYTALIEIFGRSGNVEESLKCFKEMKLKGILPSTHIYRSLIQNLNKTGKVELASELLEEMNSSSTRLSGPEDFKPKRRQRKTSKVNVSFS; encoded by the exons ATGATGTCGGGTTCAAAGAAACAACTTGGTCTTCTTCGCTTGCACTTCAATTTCCGCTCCCCTCTTTCAACAACTACTATCAG CTCTCAGGAGTTTTCAACAGAGTCATCTCTTGACAAAGAGAGAGGGACCGATGAAGtcttgaaggaatttcttgccacCGTTGAAAATGCTTCAGCATCCCGTCTTAAATACAATTATGCACAGATTGATAAGATGTGCAAGACTGGAAATCTTGCAGCTGCAAGTCAAATGCTACAAATTCTAAATGATAAGAACATTGTTTCCCCAAATGTGTATAATCTCATATTAGTGAATGCAAGTGAAAAGAATGACATTGACCTTTCATGTCAAGCTTTCAAGAAATTGGTGTTGTCTTGTAAATCCCTAAGTGCAGCCTCGTGCCTTACGTTTGCGCAGGCTTTCACAAAACTAAATGACTGTGTGGAGCTACTTAGATTCATTAAAGAAGTATCTGAGATAAGTTCAAGCACGCCATCTTTCATAAACAAGATCATTTTCGCCTTTGCCAAAAGCGGACAAAAGGATAAGGCCTTGGTGATATTTGATCATCTTAAAAGACACAACTACAGTCTGGACTTGATCACATATAATATTGTTCTAGATATCTTGGGGCGTACGGGCCGTGTGGATGAAATGCTTGAAGTGTTTGCATCCATGAAAGAAGCTGGGTTTGTCCCAGATACTGTTTCTTACAATACTCTGATAAATGGCTTGCGGAAGGTTGGAAGATTAGATATGTGCTTTGTGTATTTTAAGGAAATGAGAGAAAATGGAATTGAACCAGATTTGCTTACATATACTGCATTAATTGAGATTTTTGGCAGATCAGGAAATGTTGAGGAGTCCTTGAAGTGCTTCAAGGAGATGAAACTGAAGGGGATTCTTCCTTCAACACATATCTATCGATCACTGATACAGAATCTAAACAAAACAGGGAAGGTTGAGTTGGCATCAGAACTtttggaggagatgaattcatCATCAACTCGTCTATCGGGCCCTGAAGATTTCAAGCCGAAAAGAAGGCAGAGAAAAACTTCTAAAGTGAATGTGAGTTTCAGCTGA